Genomic DNA from bacterium:
TTAACTATTGAAACCTAGGCCGCCGTTTATTAGAATACGCGGGAAAAATAAACGAGCACGGACGGAGGTACCCGATGCGGACCATACCTTTTTACGGCCTTTTAATAACCTCGCTCGCTCTCGCGGCTACCGCCGCGGACGACGTAGTCGGCAAATACATCTGCTTCGGCACGCATCCCTATAACGCCGGAAGATACGCTTGCAAAGTGGAGATAACCCGGGCGGGCGAGGCATACCGTATCCGGTGGGCTTTCGAGGAAGGCTACGATTACGGCGGCGTGGGCGTAGTTAAAGACGGCTACCTGTGCGTCGGCTACGAGTCGCACGTCGGCTACGGCGTAGCCCTATACAAAGTCGACGCCGACGGCGTGCTGGACGGCGTCTTCGGCCTACCGGGTTTTAAAGAGATCGGTACGGAGAGATTGCACCGGGATTAACCCGACCGCCCAAGAGGAATGATTTATGAAGAGGATAATTTATTTAACCGTCGCGGTCGGCCTCGCCGCGGCCCTTCCAACGTCTTGCCGTAAACCCCCCGAGGAGGTAAAGGGCCCGGAGACGGCCGCGCCCGAGGCTCCCGCCGAACCGGCTGCCAGTGTGACGCTGGACGGGATGTACGTCGGCGGTGGCGCCGACGCCGACGGCAACGCCTACACGTGCGAAGTCGAAATAGCACCGGCGAGGAGCGTGTATTGGGTCACCTACCACGTCGGCGATAGAATCCCCTACCCCGGCGTCGGCCTAAGGCGCGGCGACCTGTTCGTCGTCGGCTACCGGGACGACCGGGACATATACGGCGTAGTCGCGTACACGATAAAGCCGGACGGCTCGCTCGAGGGAATCTCCGCCGACCAGGATAGCACGGAAACCGGCACGGAAACGTTAAGGAAAAAATAACCCTCGCTAATTACCGGCAAAACCCTATTTCAAAAAAAAGCCGCCTCGCGGGGCGGCTTTTTTCTTCGCACGAAAAACGCCTCATAACGCGAACATCGCCGCGTAAAAATACCAAAGTTCATTAAGGGAAAACCCCGTCGTTAAGCGTACTAAAATTTTTATCGGCGGCATCAGGAACCACTGGAAAACGGGAAACCCGAGCGAGGGCCCGAGGAATATCGCCAGGAAGAAGACGATGAGTACCGTCCGGCCGTAGCGAGCTATGAAGCGGCCGTACGACGCCGCCGCCTCCCGCGGCAAAATCGCCCACAAGACGTTCGAGCCGTCGAGCGGCGGCACCGGCAAGAGGTTGAATACGGCAAGGATGAAATTAATGTAGACGGCGTTGAACAGCACGAGGTAGAGGAGGCGAAGCCAGGAGGAATCGAACGCCGCCGGCGTCTTGAGCGCGTAGGCGAATAACCCGCCAAGGCCGATGCCTAATACGACGCCCAATACGAGATTCGCTACCGGCCCCGCGAGCGACGTAATGAGTATCCCCTTGCGCGGGTCGCGGAAGTTCCGCGCGTCCACCGGTACCGGCTTCGCCCACCCGATGCGCGCGACGAAGAGGGCTACCGTGCCCAGCAGGTCGAGGTGCTTTAAGGGGTTGAAGCTCAGCCGCCCGGCGAGCTTGGCGGTGGGGTCGCCGAGACGCCAGGCCGCGTAGCCGTGGCAAAACTCGTGGAAGACGAGGCCGAAGAGGATCCCCGGCGCTAAATACAACTTATCGAGCCACCAATCGGCGGTAAACATAGCCTACTTCCTCGGGTGATATTTTTCGTGAAATTCTTTAAGGCTTTTCGTATCCAAATGAGCGTAAATCTGTGTCGTTGTTATACTTGCGTGCCCCAATAATTCCTGGACGGTCCTGACGTCGGCGCCGGCTTGGATTAGATGGGTAGCGAAAGTGTGGCGGAAAAGATGGGGTTTGACGCCCGGTACGCCGGCCCGCGCCGCGTACTTTTTAACGTTTTTCCACAATAGCTGCCGGGTAACGTGCCGGCCGCGGCCGCGCGGCGACGGGAATAGGTACGGGCCCTCGCTTTTACCCGCCGCGTCCAATAATCCCAGGTATTTCTCGACGCAACCCTTCGCGACGGCGCCGAAAGGTACCAGCCTTTCCTTGCCCCCCTTACCCC
This window encodes:
- a CDS encoding site-2 protease family protein yields the protein MFTADWWLDKLYLAPGILFGLVFHEFCHGYAAWRLGDPTAKLAGRLSFNPLKHLDLLGTVALFVARIGWAKPVPVDARNFRDPRKGILITSLAGPVANLVLGVVLGIGLGGLFAYALKTPAAFDSSWLRLLYLVLFNAVYINFILAVFNLLPVPPLDGSNVLWAILPREAAASYGRFIARYGRTVLIVFFLAIFLGPSLGFPVFQWFLMPPIKILVRLTTGFSLNELWYFYAAMFAL